One Pocillopora verrucosa isolate sample1 chromosome 10, ASM3666991v2, whole genome shotgun sequence genomic window carries:
- the LOC131791138 gene encoding RING finger protein 32-like: MMANTRPQKLSTNKSGSNSSSVALAAVALQDHMTRSLSLQDPFKKKKINHSLPTASKKRTTKAVVNRDAKDDQDKKEYVLDPKPPPLTLAQKLGLVEAPGLLLTDKEWKEVKKKSNERQDSSQPCVICKEDFGLQQQVLLSCSHVFHRTCLEAFEKFSGRKSCPMCRKEQYQRRIIHEGAKEYREKCATKIQSAWRGYIVRQWYKRLRQTVPPKDPKLRKKFYENKFQDITDRLLQSMEASNQSVDNLLLEIDQSIAASRDTMRQLNENSEDTSTETDWDQVQLQAVQRSVTDCPICIMPLTDQGLYRKNPSSRPTVLLSCSHVFHATCLQAFEEFSFEKRRVCPVCRSSYHKKIM; encoded by the exons ATGATGGCAAACACGAGGCCACAAAAACTATCAACAAATAAGTCAGGAAGCAATTCG TCAAGTGTGGCTCTTGCTGCTGTAGCTCTTCAAGACCATATGACTCGCTCCCTTTCCCTCCAAGATccattcaagaaaaagaaaatcaaccatAGTTTACCAACTGCATCCAAAAAGAGGACAACCAAGGCCGTTGTAAACCGTGATGCCAAAGACGATCAGGACAAGAAAGAGTACGTTCTCGATCCAAAACCACCACCCCTTACCCTAG CTCAGAAACTTGGCCTTGTTGAGGCTCCAGGACTTCTTCTGACAGACAAAGAATGGAAAGAGGTTAAGAAGAAATCCAATGAAAGACAGGATTCTAGTCAGCCATGTGTAATCTGCAAAGAAGACTTTGGTTTACAACAGCAG gTTTTGTTGTCATGCAGTCATGTTTTTCATAGG ACTTGTCTTGaagcatttgaaaagttttctgGGCGCAAATCTTGTCCCATGTGTAGAAAAGAACAGTACCAAAGAAGGATTATCCATGAAGGTGCCAAGGAGTACAGAGAGAAATGTGCAACAAA GATACAGTCTGCCTGGCGTGGCTACATTGTGCGGCAGTGGTACAAGAGGTTAAGGCAAACAGTGCCACCAAAAGACCCCAAACTTAGAAAGAAGTTTTACGAAAACAAG TTTCAAGATATCACCGACCGTCTCCTTCAATCAATGGAAGCTAGTAACCAGAGTGTTGATAATCTGTTGTTGGAGATCGACCAATCCATAGCCGCTAGTCGTGACACGATGAG ACAATTGAACGAAAACAGTGAAGACACATCAACCGAGACAGACTGGGATCAAGTCCAACTTCAA GCCGTTCAGAGAAGTGTCACTGACTGTCCGATCTGTATCATGCCACTCACTGACCAAGGACTGTACCGGAAAAACCCTTCATCACGGCCCACTGTTCTTCTGTCTTGTTCACACGTGTTCCATGCCACATGTCTGCAGGCTTTTGaagaattttcctttgaaaaacgCCGCGTGTGTCCTGTTTGTCGGTCTTCTTACCACAAGAAGATAATGTAG
- the LOC131791139 gene encoding cilia- and flagella-associated protein 141, with translation MSDDRLFATSYRYEVRNPNAKMLQKALTLQKSRIETDEKIAHRTEVENLVSSELERARWFSSLEEDSEKRRQKREKELADDELKMANEQFIKIRRARLKKLLTEENIQYEKELNGFGKAFYKKRI, from the exons ATGTCCGACGACAGACTGTTTGCGACGAGTTACAGATATGAAGTACGCAATCCGAACGCAAAGATGCTACAAAAAGCACTGACTCTGCAGAAATCGAGGATTGAG ACAGATGAAAAAATCGCGCATAGAACAGAGGTTGAAAACTT AGTTTCAAGTGAACTGGAAAGAGCACGGTGGTTCAGTTCTCTTGAAGAG GACAGTGAAAAGCGGCGccagaaaagagaaaaagagctTGCCGACGATGAACTAAAGATGGCCAACGAACAATTCATAAAA ATTCGCCGTGCTCGACTTAAAAAGTTGTTAACAGAGGAAAATATCCAATACGAGAAAGAGCTCAATGGTTTCGGAAAAGCCTTCTACAAGAAAAGAATTTAA